One window from the genome of Leishmania panamensis strain MHOM/PA/94/PSC-1 chromosome 13 sequence encodes:
- a CDS encoding hypothetical protein (TriTrypDB/GeneDB-style sysID: LpmP.13.0930) has protein sequence MKSARTTAKVRPGRLPYSTTVRRGRHARSLLSRVAHGVGAVMAKANFLRRLPSLEAHGALGLTESPLSSPSSVTPPALAPGDILRDLAFFTQASEVSFFSTHPSLCADVFGVAPGEVFEVGDSRASTSSGRVEGEASSSTAEEVIVVVGARGGKLWVWAYSDAYARVLRVPALTISATSLTATEVRAAIMAHHQLRELVNPSRAQHSTAGRKVRDQSAQVGLIKNVCAAFQSLCARACEEAGRLYTPDQRAFLQCAPDLYVAATRGADWAASPSAATSPAAGVNSEPQQQQPDNPPELYLPSFLLNSIYTDIARHAPHTATVVLLVPRVALATGAVGWAGEGDVLLTDTPVGQGGYGEASLSASVVI, from the coding sequence ATGAAGTCAGCTCGCACTACCGCAAAGGTACGTCCTGGGCGACTTCCGTATAGCACCACAGTGCGTAGAGGCCGTCACGCAcgctcgctgctgtcacgAGTCGCCCACGGCGTCGGTGCAGTAATGGCAAAGGCGAATTTTCTGCGACGACTGCCGTCGTTGGAGGCGCACGGCGCACTGGGACTCACTGAGAGTCCCCTGTCGTCACCGTCATCGGTCACACCGCCGGCCCTCGCGCCCGGCGATATCCTGCGCGAcctcgccttcttcacgCAGGCCTCGGAGGTGAGCTTCTTTTCGACGCACCCGTCGCTGTGTGCAGATGTATTCGGTGTTGCGCCGGGGGAAGTCTTCGAGGTTGGCGACAGCCGTGCTAGCACATCTAGCGGCAGAGTTGAAGGAGAGgctagcagcagcactgcggaAGAGGTCATTGTCGTGGTTGgcgcgcgcggcggcaaGTTATGGGTGTGGGCATACAGTGATGCatatgcgcgtgtgttgcGCGTCCCTGCGCTCACCATCTCCGCTACGTCATTAACTGCAACAGAGGTGCGCGCAGCCATTATGGCGCACCACCAACTGCGAGAACTTGTCAACCCGTCACgtgcgcagcacagcaccgccggtAGGAAGGTGCGGGATCAGAGCGCTCAAGTGGGGCTCATTAAGAACGTGTGTGCGGCCTTTCAGAGTCTCTGCGCCCGCGCgtgcgaggaggcggggCGGCTGTACACGCCAGATCAGCGAGCATTCCTACAATGTGCTCCTGACTTGTACGTGGCTGCGACAAGAGGTGCTGACTGGGCGGCCAGCCCCTCGGCTGCCACATCGCCCGCAGCGGGAGTGAACTcagagccgcagcagcagcagccagaTAACCCTCCAGAACTATATTTACCTTCGTTTCTCTTGAACTCGATCTACACAGACATCGCCCGCCACGCACcacacaccgccaccgtggTTCTGCTTGTGCCgcgcgtggcgctggcgacTGGGGCCGTCGGCTGGGCAGGCGAAGGTGACGTGTTGCTGACCGACACGCCCGTCGGCCAAGGGGGCTATGGTGAGGCCTCTCTGTCAGCCTCGGTGGTGATCTAA
- a CDS encoding hypothetical protein (TriTrypDB/GeneDB-style sysID: LpmP.13.0950) gives MTSALDGPNAISYPLDGTVSKALLIVTPAFARERDFVQYLKYKLYDAGFIVVREELRLLNSEIAEKMAVELDRSLVPPVAAPPAESGAEDVRTPADFPMSLLPAPHSLVGMTHMFVVARTNCHELLKSFIATQLCGEDADVLDAFLTKHHVQGRELPFWTSLTANGAKKSVALLFPRMLAEDVPTSALSREYVQANLKQALVPTLARLARQKPADPLRWLAMELLTNNTQAPPMVSNPY, from the coding sequence ATGACGTCCGCACTCGACGGCCCCAACGCTATCTCCTACCCGCTCGACGGCACGGTGAGCAAGGCGCTTCTGATCGTCACCCCCGCCTTCGCTCGCGAGCGAGACTTTGTGCAGTACCTCAAGTACAAGCTCTACGATGCCGGCTTCATCGTCGTGCGTGAagagctgcgcctgctgaaCAGCGAAATTGCAGAGAAGATGGCAGTGGAGCTGGACAGGTCGCTTGTACCGCCTGTTGCAGCCCCTCCTGCAGAGTCGGGGGCTGAGGATGTGCGGACGCCAGCAGACTTTCCcatgtcgctgctgccggcaccGCATAGCCTGGTCGGTATGACGCACATGTTTGTCGTGGCTCGTACCAACTGCCATGAGCTGCTGAAGTCCTTCATCGCAACACAGCTGTGCGGTGAGGACGCCGATGTGCTGGACGCATTCCTCACAAAGCACCACGTGCAGGGTCGCGAGCTGCCCTTCTGGACTTCGCTGACGGCGAATGGCGCGAAGAAGTCCGTTGCACTGCTATTCCCTCGCATGCTGGCTGAGGATGTGCCGACGTCGGCCTTGTCGCGGGAGTACGTGCAAGCAAATCTGAAGCAAGCGCTGGTGCCAACCTTGGCGAGGCTGGCCAGGCAGAAACCTGCGGacccgctgcggtggctggcGATGGAGCTGCTGACAAACAACACGCAGGCCCCACCGATGGTGTCGAACCCCTACTAG
- a CDS encoding subtilisin-like serine peptidase (TriTrypDB/GeneDB-style sysID: LpmP.13.0940) yields the protein MKAAVALRLPTAHPLVAFLLVLVAFHVAEEPWPLTVQAARRPTEKRAHEPGTYPRDYYLGEYGARCVGNVTGAVTPDDAAERLACFSGRGVRVALLDTGLCAGITERSRNSVTCTSVVPGVACEDAGCAHGTRSVSVLAGQLSVSPPLDREPPEETAWRHSGRHIVSAGQYIGLAPGATVRVFRVFDRQGRTHQRYLARALGVLLREAEDSEAGRLNRTWDTPSAHIRRRDETVDVINLSYGSEDYYSNSQVQSKLYRLMHEHGVVVVAASGNDGVRFGSVRSPADMPGVLAVGALRVEGHGRTAQTSRTLDTNAQGNPAAGALGDLADSFAAGGGHKSVAHFSGRGPTTWELPFGAGRVKPDLVALGQHVWTVQGVSAAAFSTAAPRRRRAAPALQLRSVSGTSIAAPIVAGVVALCLEAAWSSASAAVSMKNITGDGAYLDVRHNRLARVSDSLLVREAILRTAIPLEDTAASLPSWPYSAPVTPSHNDSSSTTSAKHPRRRVLAGVPLLQLYARYLHLSRVSILSQGAGEVQPLRALHAIVARSLASSASNEPDALRSCTSFAIPPSVRMGCGISSSSRSRSSIPQSCQASHDPDGKAHGGAPLQGLAGTSLAAYWWPFSDQLVYPGATPVLLNLSLHLCPSSSPESTDHGAHVAATAAASGRAARLESRARYTHVTYVLTKVSGYVRTREGPPSEHRSYDHGARPLLLFLQDAQSHHRVRHTSFTRIPNSTAWNASHRASSSTEGIVEGTEATVMGPRHTRADVRSSAKRRSAQQRWLQHLLRVETELTPVAHRSPTRPSVGKQQPQPLSPPPTSFSLSVAISSPSSASTRLCYDVARETVTMWRKKSEKSPDTEKGTTAGRSSADGDDSHDKQHTRDGTQIPEDHGSCVPLFHLFRALDVEGALHIFTGGSASQLTLAVPFTVRVVEPPPRVQRVLIDTSLDWFNPTTASSSLFIAGDDPHESAAGGVGAARRRGQHRQSHERAYAEAAGGDHPYTNLVLLWLYLRHTLGMAVETFPLLHTSTMTTPIAAGSSSAFSSSATRAFKDSHIAQRALADALAHVGTLIIIDPERPLTRDMRRLLTHAVLGGGANHSADGLNVLLVTDWYSTDMAAQLYWTRNESLGEAERSSRRSDTDAAEEATGVGGDRDTVRSMRAYRQLKNGTTRGLAGTSHVPSWNRWLWEVMVASGSTAHSSGCNHATNVSSKELFDGPPELPFELSETIVIDGVLVVNAAAPTWESGPETNATATYDGGTATLAKAVAVRSLGQLKAAGVLQWRLPTQPSGQQLAGGVAGTGALKGLHETSPQPGVNDTCRTSYVVNIPAVPSTQEGEAVICNVMPSWAQQQRRLVKRTILSTGNGSVPASAQSGSAAGGGATVVEDDWEELSGTYRERGQGHIGRLAAVEIGTSPPASTDAGKDTQRLTHGVLGFLTPPPPSTRVATVSTSRFRPGRIAIFTDSDCLSASDYNVQTALDELEVILYPPSASSSSPAAVCATWDCFARSPDGQRLLQAESTQSSVCVEVVKELLLWTHTGNLHHWRDSAQLQCEERTWARAVHRPSADTTIPSTATALEVEAGLDSVDGGRETTSFDELLETAPERAHVGEAVWRLWAALVKNTAHDASPLDVCDTEDGAHFQRDYASDQASAAAEVIRTLMMNYHGDWHVHLLDNNVVSPATGATGNLYLQPPRIPSSQRRGLAAMQLPAECTPLIESLLSLGDLLNALRWLQHPIVLGQLMVGAAVLLSVWLWRALEVVVRGRGDGEANVQGCPLLSSSTATRRS from the coding sequence ATGAAGGCGGCTGTTGCCCTGCGGCTGCCCACTGCCCACCCTCTCGTCGCATTTCTTCTTGTGCTGGTGGCCTTTCATGTCGCTGAAGAGCCATGGCCGCTGACTGTGCAGGCTGCGCGCCGTCCCACTGAGAAACGGGCCCATGAGCCCGGCACTTATCCCCGCGACTACTACCTCGGCGAGTATGGCGCGCGCTGCGTTGGTAACGTGACAGGGGCCGTCACCCCCGACGACGCTGCAGAGCGCCTCGCCTGCTTCTCCGGTCGGGGCGTTCGCGTAGCGTTGCTCGACACCGGCTTGTGCGCCGGCATCACTGAGCGCAGCCGTAACTCCGTTACCTGCACAAGCGTCGTGCCTGGCGTGGCGTGCGAAGATGCTGGCTGCGCCCATGGGACGCGCAGTGTGAGCGTTCTAGCAGGACAGCTCTCTGTGTCTCCACCGCTAGACAGAGAGCCACCTGAGGAGACTGCGTGGCGCCACAGTGGAAGGCACATCGTCTCGGCTGGTCAGTACATCGGACTCGCCCCTGGCGCCACGGTGCGCGTGTTTCGTGTCTTCGATAGACAAGGCCGCACACACCAACGCTACCTCGCTCGCGCTctcggtgtgctgctgcgtgaagCTGAGGACAGTGAAGCAGGTCGCCTAAATCGTACGTGGGACACACCAAGTGCACAcatccgccgccgcgacgagACCGTGGATGTAATTAACCTGTCCTACGGTAGCGAGGACTACTACAGCAACTCGCAGGTGCAGAGCAAGCTGTATCGACTGATGCATGagcacggcgtcgtcgtcgtggcgGCCTCTGGCAACGATGGCGTGCGCTTTGGCAGCGTGCGAAGCCCTGCTGACATGCCCGGTGTGTTGGCCGTCGGTGCCCTTCGGGTTGAAGGGCACGGCAGGACGGCGCAGACGTCACGCACTCTCGACACCAATGCACAGGGTAACCCCGCCGCAGGCGCTCTCGGCGACCTCGCCGACTCTTTTGCTGCCGGTGGCGGTCACAAGTCGGTTGCCCATTTCTCTGGGCGTGGCCCTACCACGTGGGAGCTGCCATTTGGCGCTGGACGCGTAAAGCCAGACCTTGTCGCCCTCGGCCAACACGTGTGGACTGTCCAAGGCgtgtcggcagcggcattctccactgcagcgccacggaGGCGTAgagctgcgcctgcgctgcagctgcgctccGTGTCTGGAACAAGTATTGCAGCCCCTATCGTAGCCGGAGTCGTAGCACTCTGTCTCGAGGCGGCATGGTCGTCCGCGTCAGCTGCAGTATCAATGAAAAACATCACCGGCGATGGCGCTTACCTCGATGTACGTCACAATCGACTCGCTCGCGTTTCCGATTCACTGCTGGTGCGTGAGGCAATCTTACGGACAGCCATTCCTCTGGAAGACACCgcggcatcgctgccgtcatGGCCTTACTCAGCACCCGTCACACCTTCACACAACGACTCCTCCTCGACTACGTCAGCTAAGCATCCTCGCCGCCGGGTGCTGGCGGGTGTGCCGCTACTACAGCTTTACGCCCGCTACCTTCACCTGTCACGAGTCAGCATCCTATCTCAAGGCGCGGGCGAGGTGCAGCCACTCCGCGCCCTGCATGCCATCGTCGCAAGGTCGCTTGCGTCCTCGGCCAGCAATGAACCAGATgcactgcgcagctgcacctctttcGCCATACCGCCATCGGTGCGCATGGGTTGCGGGATTTCAAGTAGtagccgcagccgcagcagcatcccgCAAAGTTGTCAGGCTTCTCACGATCCCGACGGAAAGGCtcacggcggcgcgccgtTGCAGGGACTAGCCGGCACGTCCCTCGCCGCGTACTGGTGGCCCTTCTCCGACCAGCTGGTCTACCCGGGCGCCACACCCGTGCTGCTgaatctctctctccacctttgcccctcctcctcgcccgaATCCACGGATCACGGTGCGCatgtcgccgccaccgccgcggcaaGTGGCAGAGCCGCACGTCTTGAGTCAAGGGCGCGGTATACCCACGTTACGTACGTACTCACCAAGGTAAGTGGGTATGTGCGCACACGTGAAGGTCCTCCATCAGAGCACCGTAGTTACGACCATGGCGCCCGtccgctcctccttttccttcaggATGCGCAAAGCCACCACCGTGTGCGCCACACAAGTTTCACGCGCATCCCGAACTCGACGGCATGGAATGCCTCTCACCGCGCATCATCATCTACTGAAGGGATCGTGGAGGGAACGGAGGCTACGGTGATGGGGCCAcgacacacacgagcagaTGTGCGTTCATCAGCAAAGCGGCGGAGCGCGCAGCAACGGTGGTTGCAGCACCTTCTACGCGTGGAAACCGAGCTAACACCAGTGGCACACAGGTCTCCGACACGGCCAAGCGTGggaaagcagcagccacaaccgttgtcaccgccaccgacaTCCTTCAGCCTCTCCGTTgccatctcctccccctcatctGCAAGCACGCGCCTCTGCTACGACGTGGCGCGCGAGACAGTGACAATGTGgcggaagaaaagcgagaaatCGCCAGATACCGAGAAGGGCACAACTGCTGGTCGGAGCTCCGCCGATGGCGACGACAGTCATGACAAGCAGCACACGAGGGACGGTACGCAGATACCGGAAGACCACGGCAGTTGCGTTCCGCTCTTTCACCTGTTTCGCGCACTGGATGTGGAAGGTGCGCTGCACATCTTCACTGGTGGCTCCGCCTCGCAGCTCACATTGGCAGTGCCATTCACTGTTCGCGTTGTAGAGCCACCGCCCCGCGTACAACGGGTGTTGATCGACACGAGCCTCGACTGGTTTAACCCTACGACAGCCAGCTCGAGTTTGTTCATCGCTGGCGATGACCCACACGAGTCCGCCGCTGGCGGTGTAGGCGCGGCACGGCGACGTGGACAACATCGCCAGAGTCACGAGCGCGCCTATGCCGAggctgctggcggcgaccACCCTTACACAAACCTCGTTCTGCTATGGCTCTACTTGCGCCACACACTGGGAATGGCGGTGGAGACGTTCCCGCTACTGCACACGAGCACCATGACCACCCCGATTGCAgctggcagcagctccgcgtTCTCGTCCTCCGCAACGCGAGCCTTCAAGGACTCTCACATTGCGCAGAGGGCACTAGCAGACGCACTGGCACACGTCGGGACTCTGATCATCATCGACCCCGAGCGACCACTGACACGCGATATGCGACGTCTCCTGACACATGCGGTGCTCGGCGGAGGCGCGAACCACTCCGCGGACGGCCTCAACGTTCTTCTGGTGACAGACTGGTACAGCACCGATATGGCGGCGCAGCTATACTGGACGCGGAATGAAAGCCTgggcgaggcggagcgctcctcccgccgcagcgacaccgACGCGGCGGAGGAAGCGACCGGCGTCGGTGGCGACAGGGATACTGTGCGCAGCATGCGAGCGTATAGGCAATTGAAAAATGGCACTACCCGTGGCCTCGCCGGCACCAGTCACGTGCCATCGTGGAACCGATGGCTGTGGGAGGTGATGGTCGCGTCGGGCAGTacggcgcacagcagcggctgcaatCACGCCACTAACGTGAGCAGCAAAGAACTTTTCGATGGACCGCCTGAGTTACCCTTTGAGCTAAGCGAGACGATTGTGATAGACGGCGTGCTGGTAGTCAATGCCGCCGCCCCGACATGGGAAAGCGGGCCTGAGACCAACGCAACCGCTACGTAtgacggcggcaccgccaccttgGCGAAAGCGGTCGCAGTCCGCTCGCTTGGGCAGCTCAAAGCAGCcggcgtgctgcagtggcgtcTTCCCACGCAACCAAgcgggcagcagctggcaggGGGAGTAGCCGGGACCGGTGCTCTGAAAGGACTACACGAGACCAGCCCTCAGCCGGGCGTTAACGACACCTGTCGCACCAGCTACGTAGTCAACATACCAGCAGTGCCTTCAACGCAGGAAGGTGAGGCTGTCATATGCAATGTCATGCCAAGctgggcgcagcagcagcggcgcctcgtAAAGCGCACCATCCTCAGCACAGGAAATGGCTCGGTACCTGCGTCTGCACAGTCAGGGAgtgcagcaggtggcgggGCGACGGTTGTTGAGGATGACTGGGAAGAGTTGTCTGGGACATaccgagagagaggtcaGGGCCACATCGGCAGACTGGCAGCGGTCGAGATCGGCACATCGCCACCAGCATCAACTGACGCCGGCAAGGacacgcagcgcctcacgCATGGCGTGCTGGGCTTTCTgacgcctccaccaccttccaCACGCGTTGCCACCGTCTCAACCAGCCGATTCCGACCTGGACGAATAGCCATCTTCACAGACTCGGACTGCCTTTCCGCCTCGGACTACAATGTGCAAACCGCTCTGGATGAGCTGGAAGTCATTCTTTACCCGCCATccgcatcgtcgtcgtcacccGCGGCGGTGTGTGCTACGTGGGACTGCTTTGCACGCTCCCCTGATGGACAGCGGCTCCTCCAAGCAGAGTCAACGCAGAGCTCCGTGTGCGTCGAAGTGGTGAAGGAGCTTCTTCTGTGGACTCACACGGGAAACCTGCATCACTGGCGGGACTCTGCGCAACTGCAGTGTGAGGAACGTACGTGGGCACGTGCTGTGCATCGGCCCAGTGCAGACACCACTATCCCCAGCACAGCCACGGCGCTCGAGGTCGAAGCAGGGCTGGATAGCGTTGATGGTGGTCGAGAAACAACCAGCTTCGACGAGCTGCTCGAGACGGCGCcagagcgcgcgcacgttGGGGAGGCGGTGTGGCGATTATGGGCTGCGTTGGTGAAAAACACGGCACATGATGCATCGCCGCTGGATGTCTGCGACACGGAAGACGGGGCCCACTTTCAACGCGACTACGCATCTGATCAGGCaagcgccgcagctgaaGTGATACGCACCTTGATGATGAACTACCATGGAGACTGGCATGTGCATCTGTTGGACAATAATGTGGTGTCGCCAGCCACGGGGGCCACAGGCAACTTATACTTGCAGCCCCCACGCATCCCGAGCAGCCAGCGGAGGGGTCTTgcagcgatgcagctccCAGCAGAGTGCACCCCTTTGATAGAGAGTCTGCTGTCATTGGGCGACCTGCTCAACGCcctgcggtggctgcagcaTCCGATAGTGCTTGGCCAGCTCATGGTCGGTGCAGCGGTCTTGCTCAGCGTGTGGTTGTGGCGTGCGTTGGAGGTCGtcgtgagggggaggggggacggagAAGCCAACGTGCAAGGCTGCCCGCTGCTGAGCTCGTCAACCGCAACTAGGCGCTCTTGA
- a CDS encoding hypothetical protein (TriTrypDB/GeneDB-style sysID: LpmP.13.0910) — translation MHYGNTLRYAALLVLFGLLLLISVLHGNLFDDVENSHAGEMQELRGEAHSMGTLLFTPRVHRRVVPLALDRREFPHVTDTFVAEYINRTVPPQLSDVRDVRTLVSKDFFEQIQFWRRPGSAAAQVSKLVDALAKNERVEARAEALSNRQRKSWKTRHPATSLFSFLAGSHREEDDEVPNDDVVAEDVVKVPYPSSLVLHYHGSSDSSSLAFNDVQLVPYPLVPPPPPHADMIVKPECTGENAENRTAAAEAVAIDCGTDPAVVVTIPKGKRRYAMPHRKTPHRPTHGWDHFYIALNLWKNEEVLPDLTEALIVFLEEEVKPFFDLATSVVVAIYSNISPDRTSELIATLLIPRLHAAGVRNVYATTEGTCLGYVERQPFHERIEWMACIRNKALEPLYEKGMNVFGGSQQQQQEQQADVNGDADGLVVLFFNDILFRPQDITALLESRAEARMAATTRPHGWLSSVMKTKHESAEVADAGIGGKGNLEKRHVSTTSPLPSGATSTTPPTTFDMACGMDFYFTFYDTWITRDRLGKPFKPQMPYSDDRATQEAFYRIFNHEPSGGYAPETSAIPVKCCWNGLAAIRGRFFLPPTPQHRLEFPAQDVAETTVRPSPVTSSMPATAGDAHNATAAAVAPPPDVLLRPSGAIYDRVGDVHDLLNTTTLARYYTRLLTRRLQSECASWSSTRREIAEVTDVPFYEPETCDNSSSFESLLQSVVNHEAWWSSASNADWTRLGLRIENRTVLIANAPGPAHCVDAAVKAEGMGDGESAAPAGLRVEEDSVYYRARHPSVRFRHSFTPSYGATVTGRAPVRDEVCLASECLLICQDVMHAALLQDRRAPIILLNPHVRVAYKLEHFKRVIHHAWFFEHPYVYWAWTLARNIQLWLSFSSSSTQDKSASTDSLRELGSATSAMDDWLHPASVAAASKTVMRTVHEFNLQDGDGRVTATGLIDIPTLTRMDCEFPKPGSIKLAIGALYPFLRQGQLLLAALLLRWLCRQVKENVLVAAPSAGGGAARAYSVEEQWRSVLYYAVWYSPLAQGLRRWASGGALSRIIHPLTSSLPTLLQQLHHLQSHRFAKISYARSRVGAVWHAVCFAVQKLMQLLGRLVCVRWWDGCLSRRRSFANLSAWQSSKVRQLLLRRRRASPAKSNYLSAAVPALVSIDVLGADLAITGGG, via the coding sequence ATGCACTATGGTAACACATTGCGCTACGCCGCCCTGCTCGTTCTCTTCGGACTGCTTCTGCTCATTAGCGTCCTGCACGGCAACCTCTTCGACGATGTTGAAAACTCGCACGCCGGGGAGATGCAGGAGCTTCGTGGTGAGGCGCACAGCATGGGGACGCTCCTGTTTACGCCTCGAGTGCACCGGCGAGTCGTGCCCCTTGCACTCGACCGGCGTGAATTCCCGCACGTGACGGACACCTTTGTCGCCGAGTACATCAACCGCACTGTACCACCACAGCTCAGCGATGTGCGTGATGTCCGCACCCTGGTGTCGAAAGACTTCTTCGAGCAAATACAGTTCTGGCGCCGGCccggcagtgccgccgcgcaggtGTCAAAACTCGTGGACGCATTAGCAAAGAACGAGCGAGTGGAGGCGCGTGCAGAGGCGCTCTCCAATCGCCAGCGTAAGTCTTGGAAAACCCGGCACCCTGCCACGTCGCTGTTCAGCTTCTTGGCTGGCAgccacagagaggaggacgatgagGTCCCTAATGATGATGTAGTTGCCGAGGATGTGGTGAAGGTGCCTTACCCAAGCAGCTTGGTTCTGCATTATCACGGCTCGTCAGACTCATCCTCTCTTGCCTTCAACGACGTCCAGCTCGTGCCCTACCCattggtgccgccgccgccgccgcacgccgACATGATCGTCAAGCCGGAGTGTACTGGCGAGAATGCCGAGAACCGgacggctgcagcggaggcTGTGGCCATCGACTGCGGTACCGATCCCGCCGTCGTAGTCACCATTCCAAAAGGCAAGCGCCGCTATGCTATGCCGCATCGCAAGACCCCGCACAGGCCCACTCACGGTTGGGATCACTTCTATATTGCCCTAAATCTGTGGAAAAACGAAGAGGTGCTGCCTGACCTTACCGAGGCGCTGATCGTCTTTCtggaagaagaggtgaagcCGTTCTTCGACCTCGCCACCTCTGTTGTCGTCGCCATCTACTCCAACATATCGCCCGATAGGACGAGCGAGCTTATCGCCACGCTCCTCATCCCGCGACTGCACGCTGCCGGAGTGCGGAACGTCTACGCGACAACGGAAGGCACCTGTCTCGGCTACGTGGAGCGTCAGCCCTTCCACGAGCGCATTGAGTGGATGGCGTGCATCCGGAATAAAGCGCTCGAGCCGCTCTACGAGAAGGGCATGAATGTGTTTGGAGgatcgcagcagcagcagcaagagcagcaggctgATGTAAATGGTGACGCAGACGGTCTTGTAGTTCTCTTCTTCAATGATATCCTCTTCCGTCCTCAGGATATTACGGCGCTTCTAGAGAGCCGTGCCGAGGCACGGATGGCGGCGACAACGCGGCCACACGGCTGGCTGTCCTCAGTTATGAAGACGAAACACGAGTCTGCGGAGGTTGCTGATGCTGGCATTGGCGGCAAGGGCAATCTAGAAAAGCGTCACGTGAGCACAACATCGCCGCTTCCATCCGGTGCCACATCGACAACGCCTCCCACAACCTTTGATATGGCGTGTGGTATGGACTTCTACTTTACCTTCTATGACACGTGGATCACGCGCGATCGACTTGGCAAGCCCTTCAAGCCGCAGATGCCTTACTCGGACGACCGTGCCACTCAAGAGGCATTCTACCGCATCTTCAATCACGAGCCCAGCGGTGGCTATGCACCGGAGACGAGTGCCATCCCAGTCAAGTGCTGCTGGAACGGCCTCGCCGCCATTCGCGGtcgcttcttcctccccccgaCGCCGCAGCATCGCCTCGAATTTCCCGCCCAGGATGTTGCAGAGACGACAGTGCGACCCTCGCCGGTGACATCGTCTATGCCAGCCACTGCCGGAGACGCACACaacgctactgctgctgctgttgcccctccccctgatgtgctgctgcgcccctCAGGTGCGATCTACGACCGCGTTGGTGACGTCCACGACTTGCTCAACACAACGACGCTGGCGCGCTACTATACACGCTTACTAACCCGCCGCCTGCAGTCGGAGTGTGCGTCGTGGAGCTCGACGCGCCGCGAGATAGCCGAGGTGACAGACGTGCCTTTCTACGAGCCGGAGACATGCGACAACAGTAGCAGTTTCGAGAGTCTTCTGCAGTCCGTGGTGAACCACGAGGCGTGGTGGTCTTCGGCGAGCAACGCGGACTGGACGCGGCTGGGGCTACGGATTGAAAACCGCACGGTCCTCATCGCCAACGCGCCAGGTCCGGCGCATTGCGTCGACGCAGCCGTCAAGGCAGAGGGCATGGGCGATGGGGAgtctgctgcgccggcagGGCTGCGCGTCGAGGAGGACAGCGTCTACTACCGTGCGCGGCACCCGTCAGTTCGGTTTCGCCACTCTTTCACACCTTCCTACGGTGCCACCGTGACTGGGCGCGCGCCGGTGCGTGATGAAGTTTGTCTCGCCTCGGAGTGCCTCTTGATCTGCCAAGATGTAATGCATGCGGCCCTCTTGCAGGACAGGCGAGCGCCGATCATTCTGCTGAACCCACACGTCCGCGTCGCATACAAACTCGAGCACTTTAAGCGCGTCATACATCACGCGTGGTTCTTCGAGCACCCGTACGTCTACTGGGCCTGGACGCTGGCGCGGAATATACAGCTGTGGTTGTCATTCTCCTCGTCCAGCACGCAGGACAAGAGCGCCTCTACGGATAGTCTGCGCGAGCTCGGCAGCGCCACGTCGGCGATGGACGACTGGCTGCACCCCGCctcagtcgctgctgcgtcaaAGACGGTCATGCGCACTGTCCATGAGTTCAATCTGCAGGACGGGGACGGTCGTGTGACGGCCACCGGCCTCATCGACATCCCCACATTAACCCGAATGGACTGTGAGTTCCCCAAGCCGGGCTCTATCAAGTTAGCGATAGGTGCCCTCTACCCCTTTCTCCGCCAGGGCCAGCTACTccttgcggcgctgctgctgcggtggttgTGCCGGCAGGTGAAGGAGAATGTATTGGTCGCGGCACCGTCAgccggaggcggtgcggcacgGGCCTACTCGGTCGAGGAGCAGTGGCGGAGCGTGCTCTACTACGCTGTGTGGTACTCACCGCTTGCTCAagggctgcggcggtgggcaAGCGGTGGTGCCCTTAGTCGCATCATCCATCCCCTCACTTCCTCGTTGCCAACCCTCCTACAACAGCTGCATCATCTGCAGTCTCACCGCTTTGCGAAGATCTCCTACGCGCGCTCGCGAGTCGGAGCAGTGTGGCATGCCGTGTGTTTCGCCGTGCAGAAACTGAtgcagctgctcggcagGCTGGTTTGCGTGCGGTGGTGGGATGGCTGTCTCTCACGACGGCGATCCTTTGCCAACCTGTCTGCGTGGCAGAGCTCCAAGGTACGtcagctgttgctgcgcagGAGAAGAGCCTCGCCTGCTAAGTCCAACTATCtatcggcagcggtgcctgcACTGGTATCCATAGATGTCCTTGGAGCCGACCTCGCCATCACAGGAGGTGGCTAA